A window from Peromyscus eremicus chromosome 1, PerEre_H2_v1, whole genome shotgun sequence encodes these proteins:
- the LOC131900921 gene encoding olfactory receptor 52N4, translating to MSMQNNTDLTPASFVLNGIPGLEDIHVWISFPFCSMYAVAMVGNCGLLYLIFFEDSLHRPMYYFLAMLSLTDLVMCSSTIPKALCIFWFHLKEIGFDDCLVQMFFIHTFTGMESGVLMLMALDRYVAICYPLHYSTILTNPIIAKVGFATFLRGVLLIIPFMFLTKRLPYCRGNILNHTYCDHMSVAKLSCGNVKVNAIYGLMVALLIGGFDILCITVSYTMILRAVVSLSSADARQKAFSTCTAHICAIVFSYSPAFFSFFSHRFGGHTIPPSCHIIVANIYLLLPPTMNPVVYGVKTKQIRDCIIRILSGSKDSKTHSI from the coding sequence ATGTCAATGCAGAACAACACAGATCTGACCCCAGCTTCCTTTGTTCTGAATGGGATCCCAGGCCTGGAAGACATACACGTCTGGATTTCCTTCCCATTCTGTTCCATGTACGCAGTGGCTATGGTTGGGAACTGTGGTCTCCTATATCTCATCTTCTTTGAGGACTCCTTGCACAGACCCATGTACTACTTTTTAGCGATGCTTTCTCTAACAGACCTTGTCATGTGCTCTAGTACGATCCCTAAAGCCCTCTGCATCTTCTGGTTTCATCTTAAGGAAATTGGATTTGATGACTGTCTTGTTCAGATGTTCTTCATCCATACCTTCACAGGGATGGAGTCTGGGGTGCTCATGCTCATGGCTCTGGACCGCTATGTAGCCATCTGCTACCCGCTGCATTACTCCACCATCCTCACCAATCCGATCATTGCCAAGGTTGGGTTTGCCACCTTCCTAAGGGGGGTGCTACTAATTATTCCATTCATGTTTCTCACTAAGCGCCTGCCCTACTGCAGAGGCAATATACTAAACCATACTTACTGTGACCACATGTCTGTAGCCAAGTTGTCCTGTGGCAATGTCAAGGTGAATGCCATTTATGGTCTGATGGTCGCTCTCTTGATTGGGGGCTTTGACATCCTGtgcatcacagtctcctacacCATGATCCTGAGGGCGGTGGTCAGCCTGTCCTCAGCAGATGCTCGGCAGAAGGCCTTCAGCACCTGCACTGCTCACATATGTGCCATTGTTTTCTCCTACAGCCcagccttcttttccttcttttcccacCGTTTTGGGGGCCACACCATCCCTCCATCTTGCCATATCATTGTGGCTAATATTtatctgcttttgcctcccactATGAACCCTGTTGTTTATGGAGTGAAAACCAAGCAGATACGAGATTGTATCATAAGGATTCTTTCGGGGTCTAAGGATTCCAAAACCCACAGCATATAA